One part of the Microbacterium saperdae genome encodes these proteins:
- a CDS encoding C-terminal binding protein encodes MPEPYILVSDCDLPGTVIEDTLRQAGLRAERAASPSLDDLAVLDADAEGLVVQWAQITGEVMDRLPNLRIISRVGIGYDMVDVEAATARGIAVANTPSYCIEEVAAHTVAMIMTQARGLPAYDRAVRAGTWKAVDARPLAVRPSTTTISVLGFGRIGSIVARGCRALGFRVLVADPYASADAVRDAGCEPVEIPDAVAQADILTLHVPLTEATKHLIDAAALATMKQGAVVVNTCRGPLIDEEALAASLRTGHLGAAALDVFAGEPLAADSPLRDLDEVLLTPHAAWYSPEALADLPVHAAQNIIRYLAGESVPIVNPTYAAAR; translated from the coding sequence ATGCCCGAGCCCTACATCCTCGTCAGCGACTGCGACCTGCCCGGAACCGTCATCGAAGACACCCTGCGGCAGGCTGGACTGCGCGCCGAGCGCGCCGCGTCGCCCTCGCTCGACGACCTCGCCGTGCTCGACGCCGACGCCGAGGGGCTCGTCGTCCAGTGGGCGCAGATCACCGGTGAGGTGATGGATCGCCTGCCGAACCTCCGCATCATCAGCCGCGTCGGCATCGGCTACGACATGGTCGATGTGGAGGCGGCGACGGCCCGCGGCATCGCGGTCGCGAACACCCCGAGCTACTGCATCGAGGAGGTCGCTGCGCACACCGTCGCCATGATCATGACGCAGGCACGCGGGCTCCCCGCCTACGACCGCGCGGTCCGCGCCGGCACCTGGAAGGCGGTCGATGCGCGCCCGCTCGCCGTGCGACCCTCGACCACGACCATCTCGGTCCTCGGCTTCGGCCGCATCGGATCGATCGTCGCCCGCGGATGTCGGGCGCTGGGATTCCGTGTGCTCGTCGCCGATCCGTACGCCTCCGCCGACGCCGTCCGCGATGCCGGATGCGAGCCGGTCGAGATCCCGGATGCCGTGGCGCAGGCCGACATCCTCACGCTGCACGTGCCGCTGACCGAGGCGACCAAACACCTGATCGATGCCGCGGCCTTGGCGACCATGAAGCAGGGCGCCGTGGTGGTGAACACCTGCCGCGGTCCGCTCATCGACGAGGAGGCGCTCGCCGCCTCCCTTCGCACCGGGCACCTGGGCGCCGCGGCGCTGGACGTCTTCGCGGGCGAGCCCCTCGCTGCCGACTCCCCGCTGCGCGACCTCGACGAGGTGCTGCTCACTCCCCACGCGGCCTGGTACTCGCCTGAGGCGCTGGCCGATCTGCCCGTTCATGCGGCGCAGAACATCATCCGCTATCTGGCCGGCGAGTCCGTGCCGATCGTCAACCCGACCTACGCCGCCGCGCGCTGA
- a CDS encoding fumarylacetoacetate hydrolase family protein, which translates to MELMRLGAVGDEHPFVRDEAGTVYDLAPVTRDIDGAFLASDGIARVRDALERGVLQPADVDGLRVGPPVARPTAVICIGMNYAAHAAESGSEPPEHPVIFFKHPNTVVGPDDVVLLPPGAEKVDWEVELAIVIGKTARYLPSPDAADDVIAGYTISNDVSERAYQLDVSGGQWSKGKCSETFNPLGPVLVPADEVDPQALRLRSFVNGEPRQDSSTADMIFSVRQIVHELSQYLVLEPGDVINTGTPQGVALSGRFPYLQDGDEMTIEIEGLGRQQQRTERVRLG; encoded by the coding sequence ATGGAACTCATGCGACTCGGAGCCGTCGGCGACGAGCATCCGTTCGTCCGCGACGAGGCGGGCACCGTCTACGACCTCGCGCCGGTGACCCGCGACATCGACGGGGCGTTCCTGGCGTCCGACGGCATCGCCCGGGTGCGTGACGCGCTGGAGCGCGGGGTGCTGCAGCCCGCCGATGTCGATGGCCTGCGCGTCGGGCCCCCGGTCGCGCGGCCCACCGCCGTGATCTGCATCGGCATGAACTACGCCGCCCACGCGGCCGAGTCCGGCTCGGAGCCGCCCGAGCATCCGGTGATCTTCTTCAAGCACCCCAACACGGTCGTCGGCCCGGACGACGTGGTGCTGCTGCCTCCCGGCGCCGAGAAGGTGGATTGGGAGGTGGAGCTGGCGATCGTGATCGGCAAGACCGCCCGGTATCTGCCGTCGCCGGATGCCGCGGATGACGTGATCGCCGGGTACACGATCTCGAACGACGTGTCGGAGCGTGCGTACCAGCTCGACGTCTCGGGCGGACAGTGGTCGAAGGGCAAGTGCTCCGAGACGTTCAACCCGCTCGGTCCGGTGCTGGTCCCGGCCGACGAGGTCGACCCGCAGGCGCTGCGCCTGCGATCGTTCGTCAACGGCGAGCCGCGGCAGGACTCCTCGACCGCCGACATGATCTTCTCGGTGCGGCAGATCGTGCACGAGCTCAGCCAGTACCTGGTGCTGGAGCCGGGCGACGTGATCAACACCGGAACCCCGCAGGGCGTCGCACTGTCCGGGCGCTTCCCGTACCTGCAGGACGGCGACGAGATGACGATCGAGATCGAGGGTCTCGGACGGCAGCAGCAGCGCACCGAACGGGTGCGTCTGGGCTGA
- a CDS encoding SMP-30/gluconolactonase/LRE family protein has product MTPENVTGPVAHHAEAPVWSTAWGGLRWVDGDAGDLLTLRADGVTRQHIDDEYLAFARPRANGGVVAVGARTLYLADAVDEEFRAVSTLLDDPRVRMNDGCCDPRGRLLAGSMAYDATADAGIVLRLDTDLAVTTVLPRTTISNGIGFSPDGQRAYYVDTLSHRIDVFDVAEGELRGRRVFARIPDEQGLPDGLAVAADGSVWVALWGGSAVHGYDSSGALVATIALPVPQVSACTFGDDDLGTLYITTSAQGLPADHGTPAGSVFSVRPGVHGIPVTPFAG; this is encoded by the coding sequence ATGACTCCGGAGAACGTCACCGGCCCGGTTGCGCACCACGCCGAGGCCCCCGTGTGGTCGACGGCCTGGGGCGGATTGCGCTGGGTGGACGGAGACGCCGGCGACCTGCTGACGCTGCGCGCCGATGGCGTGACCCGGCAGCACATCGACGACGAGTACCTGGCCTTCGCCCGCCCCCGCGCGAACGGCGGCGTGGTGGCCGTCGGTGCGCGGACGCTGTATCTCGCGGATGCGGTCGATGAGGAGTTCCGCGCCGTCTCGACCCTGCTGGACGACCCGCGGGTGCGCATGAACGACGGATGCTGTGATCCGCGCGGCCGCCTGCTCGCCGGCTCCATGGCGTACGACGCGACAGCGGATGCCGGCATCGTGCTGCGCCTCGACACCGATCTCGCCGTGACCACCGTGCTGCCACGGACGACCATCTCCAACGGCATCGGCTTCTCACCGGACGGGCAGCGCGCGTACTACGTCGACACCCTCTCGCACCGCATCGACGTGTTCGACGTGGCCGAGGGCGAGCTGCGGGGACGGCGCGTGTTCGCGCGGATCCCCGACGAGCAGGGGTTGCCGGACGGCCTCGCCGTCGCCGCGGACGGCAGCGTCTGGGTCGCCCTCTGGGGCGGCAGCGCCGTGCACGGCTACGACTCCTCGGGCGCGCTGGTCGCGACCATCGCGCTGCCCGTGCCGCAGGTGAGCGCATGCACCTTCGGCGACGACGACCTGGGCACGCTCTACATCACGACATCCGCGCAAGGGCTGCCCGCAGACCACGGCACCCCGGCCGGATCGGTGTTCTCGGTGCGGCCCGGGGTTCACGGCATCCCCGTCACGCCGTTCGCCGGCTGA
- a CDS encoding polyamine aminopropyltransferase, protein MITRFEELDWQTTPIGDLTLRRRTEPAVGQEIYEVKLGDEYLMSSLFTVAEEELSHLGLAAVSGDDLSVLVGGLGLGYTAVAALRDARVSSLTVVDRLGAVIGWHERKLLPVSAELVDDPRTRLVEDDFFALVRSAPAEGHPGYSAILLDVDHSPRHQLDPTHADLYDAAGLRALDRHLATGGVFALWSDDPPDQEFMVEMDAVFDDATAHVVDFENAVTGGMSSNTVYVARSRA, encoded by the coding sequence GTGATCACCCGGTTCGAAGAACTCGACTGGCAGACGACCCCGATCGGCGACCTCACCCTGCGTCGGCGCACCGAGCCCGCCGTCGGGCAGGAGATCTACGAGGTCAAGCTCGGCGACGAGTACCTGATGTCGAGCCTGTTCACGGTGGCCGAGGAGGAACTCTCGCACCTGGGGCTCGCCGCGGTGTCCGGAGACGACCTCTCGGTCCTGGTGGGAGGCCTCGGGCTCGGCTACACCGCCGTCGCCGCGCTGCGCGATGCGCGGGTCAGCTCGCTCACGGTGGTCGATCGGCTCGGCGCGGTGATCGGCTGGCATGAGCGGAAGCTGCTGCCCGTGTCGGCGGAGCTCGTCGACGACCCGCGTACGCGCCTGGTGGAGGACGACTTCTTCGCACTCGTGCGCTCGGCACCAGCCGAGGGGCACCCCGGATACTCGGCCATCCTGCTCGACGTCGATCACTCGCCGCGCCACCAGCTGGATCCGACGCACGCCGACCTCTACGACGCCGCCGGGCTCCGCGCGCTCGACCGGCACCTCGCCACCGGCGGGGTCTTCGCACTGTGGTCGGACGATCCGCCCGACCAGGAATTCATGGTCGAGATGGACGCCGTGTTCGATGACGCCACAGCGCATGTGGTCGACTTCGAGAACGCCGTCACGGGCGGGATGTCGTCGAACACCGTCTACGTCGCGCGCAGTCGCGCATGA
- a CDS encoding alpha/beta fold hydrolase produces the protein MMTTSPASMTVDCDGIEIAADVRGSGPAVLLLHGYPETKAMWREVAESLAVDHTVVAADLRGYGDSAKPRGEHYAKRDMARDQVALMRTLGFERFAVIGHDRGARVGHRMALDHPDAVSALAVLDIVPTLHMFENVDRAMATAYFHWFFLARADGMPEALITADRKTWLRSRFTGRRHDGDRLPDAYDEYLRCFDVDTVHASGADYRAAATVDLEHDRADRAAGRTVTCPVLALWGAHSYVGRHFDVLATWRPYAPSVTGRAIDADHYLAEEAPDATATALREFLGATAVAA, from the coding sequence ATGATGACCACATCCCCCGCATCGATGACGGTGGACTGCGACGGCATCGAGATCGCGGCGGATGTCCGCGGATCGGGCCCCGCCGTGCTGCTGCTGCACGGATACCCCGAGACCAAGGCCATGTGGCGGGAGGTCGCCGAATCGCTCGCGGTCGACCACACCGTGGTGGCGGCGGATCTGCGCGGCTACGGCGACTCCGCGAAGCCGCGGGGCGAGCACTACGCCAAGCGCGACATGGCACGGGACCAGGTGGCGCTGATGCGCACGCTCGGCTTCGAGCGGTTCGCTGTCATCGGGCACGACCGCGGCGCCCGGGTCGGCCACCGGATGGCGCTGGATCATCCGGATGCCGTGTCCGCACTCGCCGTGCTCGACATCGTGCCGACCCTGCACATGTTCGAGAACGTCGACAGGGCGATGGCCACCGCGTACTTCCACTGGTTCTTCCTGGCCCGCGCGGACGGGATGCCCGAGGCGCTGATCACCGCCGACCGAAAGACCTGGCTGCGCAGCCGCTTCACGGGCCGCCGCCACGACGGTGACCGTCTGCCCGACGCCTACGACGAGTATCTGCGTTGCTTCGACGTCGACACGGTGCACGCATCCGGTGCGGACTACCGCGCCGCCGCGACCGTCGACCTCGAGCACGACCGCGCCGACCGCGCCGCGGGACGAACGGTCACCTGTCCGGTCCTCGCGCTGTGGGGCGCGCACAGCTACGTCGGACGCCACTTCGACGTGCTCGCCACGTGGCGCCCGTACGCCCCCTCGGTCACCGGGCGTGCGATCGATGCCGACCACTATCTGGCGGAAGAGGCGCCGGATGCCACGGCCACCGCTCTGCGGGAGTTCCTGGGCGCGACGGCGGTGGCCGCATGA
- a CDS encoding M20 family metallopeptidase: protein MSAREQAIERLDQLVSIETPTGDVAGLAAAQQLVRSWLDPVLGAQGVLETVDGVSHLLWAGGETPSVLLLGHLDTVFPKGTIDERPFRLDGDRATGPGVFDMKAGIVIMAAALARVARPGEVAVLLTSDEEVGSLTSRTLIEREAARAGTVLVLEPSLDGALKIARRGGSIYRLELTGRAAHAGLEPWKGRSALTELAHHVLALPALADDERGTTVSPTVARAGTVTNVIPEHAEVRIDVRAWTLDELERVDAEMQVLEAHTEGVSVEVIGGINRPPMEASSSAELLTCARLVSERLGHPEVEAVSAGGASDGNFTAAVGARTLDGLGPRGAGAHADHEWVSVESMVERIDLLAGMLDELAR from the coding sequence ATGAGCGCCCGCGAGCAGGCGATCGAGCGCCTCGACCAGCTGGTGTCGATCGAGACCCCGACCGGCGACGTCGCGGGTCTCGCGGCAGCGCAACAGCTCGTGCGCTCCTGGCTCGACCCCGTGCTGGGTGCGCAGGGCGTGCTCGAGACCGTCGACGGCGTCTCGCACCTGCTCTGGGCGGGAGGTGAGACGCCATCGGTGCTGCTGCTCGGTCATCTCGACACCGTGTTCCCGAAGGGCACGATCGACGAACGCCCGTTCCGCCTCGATGGCGACCGCGCGACCGGACCCGGCGTCTTCGACATGAAGGCGGGCATCGTGATCATGGCCGCAGCCCTCGCCAGAGTGGCGCGCCCCGGTGAGGTCGCCGTGCTGCTCACGAGCGATGAGGAGGTGGGGTCGCTGACCTCGCGCACCCTCATCGAGCGCGAGGCGGCACGCGCCGGAACCGTGCTGGTGCTGGAGCCCAGTCTCGACGGGGCGCTGAAGATCGCCCGGCGCGGTGGCAGCATCTACCGCCTGGAGCTCACGGGGCGCGCGGCGCACGCCGGACTCGAACCGTGGAAGGGGCGCAGCGCCCTCACCGAGCTCGCCCATCACGTGCTCGCCCTCCCGGCGCTCGCAGATGACGAACGCGGCACGACCGTGAGTCCGACCGTGGCGCGCGCGGGCACCGTGACCAACGTCATCCCCGAGCACGCCGAGGTGCGCATCGATGTGCGCGCCTGGACTCTCGACGAGTTGGAGCGGGTGGATGCCGAGATGCAGGTGCTCGAGGCGCACACCGAGGGCGTGAGCGTGGAGGTCATCGGCGGCATCAACCGTCCGCCGATGGAAGCCAGCTCCTCGGCGGAGCTGCTGACCTGTGCGCGGCTCGTGTCGGAGCGGCTCGGTCATCCCGAGGTGGAGGCTGTCTCGGCAGGAGGCGCCTCGGACGGCAACTTCACCGCCGCGGTCGGCGCGCGCACGCTCGACGGCCTCGGCCCGCGCGGCGCCGGCGCACATGCCGACCATGAGTGGGTGTCGGTGGAGTCGATGGTCGAGCGCATCGATCTGCTGGCCGGGATGCTCGACGAGCTCGCGCGATAG
- a CDS encoding TetR/AcrR family transcriptional regulator, with the protein MATRKATESAKAPASAKGTARPRRARDSLSREIIVAAADRVVEREGLDRLTFQSIGEELGAHPTSIYRHFRDKDELLLALIDTLRARSYSGGMVATDDWLADLRTQAHLIHDHYMRYPEFALQMALRRPTDFSSMEFSIGALRRGGYGPEQAALYARALGQLIRSASSIQAALTALPADVQDADELTWQMDYRRLDPAEFPEITWAGESLPGVRDPRAWEAALDLLLESIERHAPGA; encoded by the coding sequence ATGGCGACTCGGAAGGCCACGGAATCGGCGAAGGCGCCGGCATCCGCGAAGGGCACCGCACGCCCCCGCCGCGCACGCGACTCGCTCAGCCGCGAGATCATCGTCGCCGCCGCCGACCGCGTCGTGGAGCGCGAGGGGCTCGACCGCCTCACCTTCCAGTCGATCGGCGAAGAGCTCGGCGCCCACCCGACGTCGATCTACCGGCACTTCCGCGACAAGGACGAGCTGCTGCTCGCTCTGATCGACACCCTGCGCGCCCGCTCGTACAGCGGCGGAATGGTGGCGACCGACGACTGGCTCGCCGACCTGCGCACACAGGCGCACCTGATCCACGACCACTACATGCGCTACCCGGAGTTCGCGTTGCAGATGGCGCTGCGCCGCCCGACCGACTTCTCCTCGATGGAGTTCTCGATCGGCGCGCTGCGCCGCGGCGGCTACGGCCCCGAGCAGGCCGCACTCTACGCGCGCGCCCTCGGTCAGCTCATCCGCTCCGCGTCCAGCATCCAGGCGGCACTCACCGCGCTGCCCGCCGACGTGCAGGATGCCGACGAGCTGACCTGGCAGATGGATTACCGGCGGCTCGACCCCGCCGAGTTCCCCGAGATCACCTGGGCCGGCGAGAGCCTCCCCGGTGTACGCGACCCCCGCGCGTGGGAGGCCGCTCTCGACCTGCTGCTGGAGAGCATCGAGCGGCACGCTCCCGGGGCCTGA
- a CDS encoding RNA polymerase sigma factor yields the protein MIDPRSDAELLSALRDGDRGSYAALWHRHSDAARRYAYRLYPARVDDLVSESFLAIYQQVTTTDKGPQFAFRSYLKTVIRNTAIAWRKDAERVLTSDDLDQVEVRDGLSALEQQASSADVLAAFQALPERWQRVLWLAEVDEADRPDIAKELGIKPNAVSALQRRARTGLKFQWLSRQIPVSLRDDRSHVARLIPQYLTEPNNLTVGMEVTAHLEDCAVCTDLLHNTRGGAARLQGKTLAVLLGAAGLGAPTVSSLSSGTAAVAAFAGLSGWLFAGSLGVATVGGILAAALVVGPLSSSQAEALPVVAEAPATGVSDPEPDLVRSPSPDQIPPRAPVTAPVAPTTGRWVTDPSIPSAGLSDDPDQYFPTTPTSPKPADPGTPGPGTNPESPLSPGVTSPPASTGYISPIITGRTTPGESVVVALASQRYTPTVADDGSWNFDTRALQYDAGTYDYEVWSFDETSQSAVTAGTFTVIPIQVQGLEELTGTEDMTVPEAQTTGVVIAVTGPPNGRVFITSMEGHSATIDLDQNGYTRKRLLMDAAGWYYFTMRALDSDGYWGPAYEKAVDVYDPDIIFDPWGGGPDSMTFELVDP from the coding sequence ATGATCGATCCCCGCAGCGATGCGGAGTTACTGAGCGCGCTTCGCGACGGCGATCGAGGGAGCTATGCCGCACTGTGGCATCGCCATTCGGATGCTGCCCGCCGTTACGCGTATCGGCTCTATCCGGCGCGTGTCGACGACCTCGTCTCGGAGTCCTTCCTCGCGATCTACCAGCAGGTCACCACGACCGACAAGGGTCCGCAGTTCGCCTTCCGCTCCTACTTGAAGACCGTGATCCGCAACACCGCCATCGCCTGGCGCAAGGATGCGGAGCGTGTGCTGACCAGTGATGACCTGGATCAGGTGGAGGTGCGCGACGGGCTCAGCGCCCTGGAGCAGCAGGCCAGTTCGGCGGATGTGCTCGCCGCCTTCCAGGCCCTGCCTGAACGGTGGCAGCGCGTGCTGTGGCTGGCCGAGGTCGATGAAGCCGACCGACCGGATATCGCCAAAGAGCTGGGGATCAAACCCAATGCGGTGTCTGCACTGCAGCGGCGAGCGCGCACGGGGCTGAAGTTCCAGTGGCTGAGCCGACAGATTCCGGTCTCGCTCCGCGATGACAGGTCGCACGTCGCGCGTTTGATCCCGCAGTATCTGACCGAGCCGAACAATCTGACGGTCGGCATGGAGGTCACGGCCCACCTCGAGGACTGCGCCGTGTGCACCGACCTCCTGCACAACACGCGCGGCGGGGCGGCGCGCCTGCAGGGCAAGACTCTCGCGGTGCTGTTGGGCGCCGCAGGACTCGGCGCCCCGACCGTCTCGTCGCTGTCGTCCGGCACCGCCGCCGTCGCCGCGTTCGCGGGGCTCTCCGGATGGCTCTTCGCCGGAAGCCTGGGCGTCGCCACCGTCGGCGGGATCCTGGCCGCGGCTCTCGTCGTCGGCCCGCTGTCCTCATCGCAGGCCGAGGCGCTCCCGGTGGTCGCGGAGGCACCCGCAACGGGAGTGTCGGATCCGGAGCCGGATCTGGTGCGCTCTCCGAGCCCGGACCAGATCCCGCCCCGCGCACCGGTGACGGCCCCTGTCGCACCGACGACCGGACGGTGGGTGACCGATCCGAGCATCCCCTCGGCCGGTCTCTCCGACGATCCCGACCAGTATTTCCCCACGACTCCGACCTCCCCGAAGCCGGCAGATCCCGGCACGCCGGGACCGGGCACGAATCCGGAGTCCCCGCTGTCTCCGGGGGTCACCAGTCCGCCTGCGTCCACCGGCTACATCTCACCGATCATCACCGGCCGCACGACGCCGGGCGAGAGCGTCGTCGTCGCCCTCGCGTCCCAGCGCTACACGCCGACGGTCGCGGACGACGGCAGCTGGAACTTCGACACCCGCGCGCTGCAGTACGACGCAGGGACCTACGACTACGAGGTGTGGTCCTTCGACGAGACCTCGCAGTCGGCCGTCACCGCGGGCACCTTCACCGTGATTCCGATCCAGGTGCAGGGGCTCGAGGAGCTCACCGGAACGGAGGACATGACCGTCCCCGAAGCGCAGACCACAGGGGTGGTCATCGCGGTCACAGGACCCCCGAACGGTCGGGTGTTCATCACCTCGATGGAGGGCCACTCCGCCACCATCGATCTGGACCAGAACGGGTACACGCGCAAACGACTCCTGATGGATGCGGCGGGCTGGTACTACTTCACCATGCGGGCGCTCGACAGCGACGGGTACTGGGGGCCGGCCTACGAGAAGGCCGTGGACGTGTACGACCCCGACATCATCTTCGATCCCTGGGGTGGCGGTCCCGACAGCATGACCTTCGAGCTCGTCGATCCGTAG
- a CDS encoding nuclear transport factor 2 family protein: MTESLPPLLADFIESVNAHDAEAFIAAFATDGVVDDWGREFVGPEAIVRWSDREFIGSAGTLRVISITRHGQQTVVVGDWRSTHANGVSAFTFDVAGDKISRMTIREG; this comes from the coding sequence ATGACCGAATCGCTGCCGCCCCTGCTGGCGGACTTCATCGAATCCGTGAACGCGCACGATGCGGAGGCGTTCATCGCCGCCTTCGCGACCGACGGCGTTGTCGACGACTGGGGGCGCGAGTTCGTCGGTCCCGAAGCCATCGTCCGCTGGAGTGATCGCGAGTTCATCGGCTCCGCCGGGACGCTCCGCGTCATCAGCATCACCCGTCACGGACAGCAGACGGTCGTCGTCGGAGACTGGCGCAGCACTCATGCGAACGGCGTGAGTGCCTTCACGTTCGACGTGGCCGGAGACAAGATCTCGAGGATGACCATCCGCGAAGGCTGA
- a CDS encoding VaFE repeat-containing surface-anchored protein, which produces MNHRKKHISRVGSWIGASVLALSALLAPSAAQAAVDAGDPVYIGDKQGYGGTGVFPIWSEIPATGDPDFWAYCIEHDVSARTQLEGYVGNAEDYLGANYFTDPAVQGKVLWVLAHSYPALTLEEFGAAAGVPGISRNDAIEAAQYALWRYTDLDFDAAWAWETPDSEAAYWHLVNGANASAGMTPADFEVTATIDAPSAPQTADSLVGPFLVHTDQPTVSVAVDPTVSLVDADGDAIDANAVVDGQALYLDLRGSTAAGAATVSVTAQGSNATGKIISVPARTAPTPTAEAHAQTIILVAPSTATTTDEATVEWTTTVVPEPSIGTSLVDSADGDRILPWNGGTVIDTVAYQNLVPGTEYTLTGELQNKADGTATGITGSTTFTPETANGSIDVSFTIPTGYAGTTLVAFERLHEGTDTTGEPVAVHEDIDDAAQTVTIQDAPVTPTNPTPTPGPKGELATTGGTLPGIAVGTAGALLALGAMILFAGRARRKAVEVD; this is translated from the coding sequence GTGAATCACAGGAAGAAGCACATCAGCCGGGTGGGGAGCTGGATCGGTGCGAGCGTGCTCGCGCTGAGCGCACTGCTCGCCCCCTCGGCCGCACAGGCTGCGGTCGACGCCGGCGACCCCGTCTACATCGGAGACAAGCAGGGCTACGGCGGCACGGGCGTGTTCCCGATCTGGTCGGAGATCCCGGCAACCGGTGATCCCGACTTCTGGGCCTACTGCATCGAGCACGATGTCTCCGCACGGACGCAGCTCGAAGGGTACGTCGGCAACGCCGAGGACTACCTCGGCGCGAACTACTTCACCGACCCAGCGGTCCAGGGCAAGGTGCTCTGGGTGCTCGCCCACAGTTACCCCGCGCTGACCCTCGAGGAGTTCGGCGCGGCAGCGGGTGTCCCCGGCATCTCCCGCAACGACGCGATCGAGGCCGCCCAGTACGCGCTCTGGCGCTACACCGATCTCGACTTCGACGCGGCCTGGGCATGGGAGACTCCGGATTCGGAGGCCGCCTACTGGCATCTGGTGAACGGCGCGAACGCGAGCGCCGGGATGACCCCGGCCGATTTCGAGGTCACTGCCACCATCGATGCCCCCAGCGCTCCGCAGACCGCCGACTCGCTGGTCGGCCCGTTCCTCGTGCACACCGACCAGCCCACCGTCAGCGTGGCGGTCGACCCCACGGTGTCACTCGTGGACGCCGATGGCGATGCGATCGATGCGAACGCCGTCGTCGACGGCCAGGCTCTCTACCTCGACCTCCGCGGGTCGACCGCCGCGGGTGCGGCCACCGTGTCCGTGACGGCGCAGGGATCGAACGCAACCGGCAAGATCATCTCGGTACCGGCGCGGACCGCGCCGACGCCCACGGCGGAAGCCCATGCCCAGACGATCATCCTGGTCGCACCGAGCACGGCGACGACCACGGATGAGGCCACCGTCGAGTGGACCACCACCGTGGTCCCGGAGCCCTCGATCGGCACGTCGCTCGTCGACTCCGCCGACGGAGACCGGATCCTTCCCTGGAACGGCGGCACCGTGATCGACACCGTCGCCTACCAGAACCTGGTCCCCGGCACCGAGTACACCCTCACCGGCGAACTGCAGAACAAGGCAGACGGCACCGCCACCGGAATCACCGGATCCACCACCTTCACCCCGGAAACCGCGAACGGCTCCATCGACGTCTCCTTCACCATCCCCACCGGATACGCCGGCACCACGCTCGTCGCCTTCGAACGCCTCCACGAAGGAACCGACACCACCGGCGAGCCCGTCGCCGTCCACGAAGACATCGACGACGCCGCACAGACCGTCACCATCCAAGACGCCCCCGTCACACCGACGAACCCGACGCCGACTCCCGGGCCGAAGGGGGAGCTGGCCACGACCGGTGGCACCCTTCCCGGCATCGCGGTCGGAACGGCCGGCGCACTTCTCGCCCTGGGTGCGATGATCCTGTTCGCGGGACGCGCACGGCGGAAGGCCGTCGAGGTCGACTGA